From the genome of Acipenser ruthenus chromosome 14, fAciRut3.2 maternal haplotype, whole genome shotgun sequence, one region includes:
- the LOC131697450 gene encoding TBC1 domain family member 2A-like: MNKREKKMTSSLQPSGEKVSGKEGSPMDKLSRLQHEVFTLTEELKSQKELVRLLHKALEAAQQEKRTSKQFLAAAGEQERLELVRHKERCIADLDGRLEALLKDKEELEQRLAMQDCQVNELQQHVQLMMEKNNAKQEVILKLSEQVAACMADPQRTVANSMGTETFCRLQEKIEHLKDDIEVHKIKNKFLNSEIYQLTKLWRNSSEEEKGLLMKCAYLEAKNCQIESKYLVVLRRLQESKGLDSSQQEMVKRLIEDSLQGDKKDGFKLNPVSEYDDYGFKTIPDYEVEDVKLLAKIQALEIRSNNLRNNEMVDKPLRTRWANYLASRPLDQLAPSPELKGLIRCGIPVEYREQVWRWIVRTRTQVYRKRNPNRYQELRKHCKVSEQPASQQIRLDLHRTLTSNKHSSSPTSDAVQKLQRILLAFSWQNPTIGYCQGLNRYCTFCIESS; encoded by the exons ATGAACAAGAGGGAGAAGAAAATGACCAGTTCTCTTCAGCCTTCTGGGGAGAAGGTGTCAGGAAAGGAGGGGAGCCCCATGGACAAACTATCCAGACTCCAGCACGAGGTGTTCACGCTCACTGAGGAGCTCAAGTCACAAAAG gagCTGGTGCGACTCCTTCACAAGGCCCTGGAGGCAGCACAGCAGGAGAAGAGGACCAGCAAACAGTTCCTGGCAGCAGCAGGGGAGCAGGAGCGGCTGGAACTGGTGCGGCACAAAGAGAGGTGTATCGCGGACCTGGACGGCCGcctggaggccctgctcaaagacaaggaggagctggagcagcggctggccatgcaggactgccaagtgaatgagctgcagcagcacgtgcagctcatgatggagaagaacaatgccaagcaggaagtcatcctcaagctctccgagcagGTGGCTGCCTGCATGGCTGACCCCCAGCGTACCGTAGCCAACTCCATGGGCACAGAGACCTTCTGCAGGCTGCAGGAGAAGATTGAGCAcctcaag GACGATATAGAGGTGCACAAGATCAAAAACAAGTTCCTCAACTCTGAAATCTACCAGCTTACTAAGCTGTGGAGGAACAGTTCAGAAGAGGAGAAGGGCCTCCTGATGAAG tgtgcctaCCTGGAGGCCAAAAACTGCCAGATTGAGAGCAAGTACCTGGTCGTGCTGCGCAGGCTGCAGGAGAGCAAAGGGCTGGACAGCAGTCAGCAGGAGATGGTGAAAAGGCTCATTGAGGACTCACTGCAGGGAGACAAGAAGGATGGCTTTAAACTCAACCCTGTCAG TGAGTACGACGACTATGGATTCAAGACCATTCCTGATTATGAAGTAGAGGACGTGAAGCTCCTGGCCAAAATCCAGGCCCTGGAGATCCGTTCCAACAACTTGCGCAACAATGAGATGGTGGACAAGCCTTTGCGGACCAGGTGGGCTAACTACCTGGCCAGCCGTCCCTTGGACCAGCTGGCTCCCTCCCCGGAGCTGAAGGGCCTGATCCGGTGTGGGATCCCTGTGGAGTACCGGGAGCAGGTGTGGCGCTGGATCGTGAGGACACGGACGCAGGTCTATAGGAAGCGGAATCCCAATCGCTACCAGGAGCTGAGGAAGCACTGCAAGGTGTCGGAGCAGCCGGCCTCGCAGCAGATCAGGCTGGACCTGCACCGCACCCTCACCAGCAATAAGCACTCCTCCTCGCCCACCTCCGACGCAGTCCAAAAGCTGCAGCGCATTCTGCTAGCCTTCTCCTGGCAAAACCCCACCATCGGCTACTGCCAGGGCCTCAACCGGTACtgtaccttttgtattgaaagttcTTAG